A segment of the Nasonia vitripennis strain AsymCx chromosome 2, Nvit_psr_1.1, whole genome shotgun sequence genome:
agtatacatatatttataatttaacaCGAACGCAACGTACAAATAGAGTACAAAAAATATCTTAACTTATTATGTAGTCTAAGTAAAAAATATGGTATTATGTTACATTTCGTGATCCGCGTCTTCTAAGCCTGTCTTTGTAAGATTCGACTCTTCGAAGAAGCATATAGTCACTGCTTCTACGGCGTTTTTAAGTATTACGATTAACATAGCTGCTAATATGCTCGAAGATATGATAACAACAATAAGCGGTGCGAAGATAAACGATTgaatttgttcaaagttgttGGGGTCAACAATTATTTGGTTTACAAAGTAAAGATAGCTAGCGCCTGTTGCTATAAGCAAAATAGTCACGAGCCCGTAAAAGATTACCCAATAGCTTATCTGTAAGAAACAAAATCACGTTAATATCTTATATACATGTTAAAATACAATTAAGCAAAAATTGATGTAATATACGTATAGAGCAAACTTACCGCGTGCACGGCGATGTACTTCAATGGGTTGCGCATTACGAGTTGAAGCCCATCCTTCGTCGATTGACATAGAGACGTGCCATAAGAGATGCACATGATCGACGCGTTGGACAGCGATTGCACTAGTGCAAACCACAAAGCGCACAGTGAGCTTGGTCGCTTACGAATCAGCTTTGCAAGACCATTTGCCGAGTTGAATAGTGCTCCAATCATGGGAATGATCGCAAAGATCGTGCAAGAAAAGGCAACAGTTCCCATGTGATACCTGCAACACAGTATACATAGAACGGCAGTTGATTGGCAAGATTTTGAGACTCGTCGATCATTTTGtcttatcaaaaaatatattattcgtCGCTGTTTACCTTGAGGTGGTGGCGAGGCAGCGTAAGCCAACTGTGCTCGAAATGTTCTTTTTATCCGTGGCTCTGTACCAGTGTGAGAACATTCCGTGCAACAGCATAGATCTGAAAGTTCCGACGAATTGAGTGATCCATAAAGAGGTGCCGATTAAAACCAGAAGTAAAATTCTGACGTAAGTCGGCGGGTTCACGACAACTTCTTGTCGATACGTCTCTATCCCAAATCGCCTCAAGTACGAGTATTCATCAGACTCATCTTCCACTCGGACGGTCGATATTCTGATGAAAAGCAAATAGACGGTAGCCCCTATGGTGAACGCGACAACTCCCACTTGTATGGCTAACTCTAGCAATACAATGAGTAATGAAGATGGGAAGCAAATCATGGTTCTGAAAAGAGCGAAACGTTGCTTGTATCGGTAAATTTTCATCATTTCCGAAATCGAATTTAAAGTGACTATCTTTGCACTTAAATtctggagaaaaaaaacttacttGCAAGCATCC
Coding sequences within it:
- the LOC100122419 gene encoding CTL-like protein 2 — translated: MKSVDVDMTEGDHYVANMEYQLLWKTRDEKIKRSATDAAFLIIFGLLTVLWIGIGIHGFTNGDGIPTEVTIQVEKWMIQNKIMEALSYSKGACFGFIWFAALLIALFFIMVRWVTKFTIFATLVVDGLGCLFVSYSFLMTRVFLIFMLSLTKWLILGVTIYALKKVGTKTVCKVLQDACKTMICFPSSLLIVLLELAIQVGVVAFTIGATVYLLFIRISTVRVEDESDEYSYLRRFGIETYRQEVVVNPPTYVRILLLVLIGTSLWITQFVGTFRSMLLHGMFSHWYRATDKKNISSTVGLRCLATTSRYHMGTVAFSCTIFAIIPMIGALFNSANGLAKLIRKRPSSLCALWFALVQSLSNASIMCISYGTSLCQSTKDGLQLVMRNPLKYIAVHAISYWVIFYGLVTILLIATGASYLYFVNQIIVDPNNFEQIQSFIFAPLIVVIISSSILAAMLIVILKNAVEAVTICFFEESNLTKTGLEDADHEM